The following are encoded in a window of Streptomyces sp. Go-475 genomic DNA:
- a CDS encoding Gfo/Idh/MocA family oxidoreductase, which produces MRIGLLGTGPWAQLAHAPALGGHEELDFIGVWGRRPEAAKELAGRHGVRAYDDVDALFADVDAVAVALPPDVQAGLAARAARAGCHLLLDKPLAATVEQGRAVVEAVEEAGVASVVFFTARFQPEPAAWIAEQAAVRGWFTGRAQWLGAVFTSESPFATPWRREKGALWDLGPHALSVLLPVLGDVRRVTAAAYGPGDTAHVVLDHAGGASSTLTLSLTAPPAASGAAVELRGEAGVAVLPESADGAVPALRRAADALLAAARTGRPHACDAAFGLRVTEILTAAQDLLNGAAR; this is translated from the coding sequence ATGCGCATAGGACTGCTCGGCACCGGCCCGTGGGCGCAGCTGGCCCACGCACCCGCACTGGGCGGGCACGAGGAGCTGGACTTCATCGGCGTGTGGGGCCGCCGCCCCGAGGCCGCCAAGGAACTGGCCGGGCGGCACGGCGTCCGCGCGTACGACGACGTGGACGCCCTGTTCGCCGACGTCGACGCGGTCGCCGTCGCGCTGCCTCCGGACGTACAGGCCGGGCTGGCCGCGCGGGCGGCCCGGGCCGGGTGCCACCTCCTGCTCGACAAGCCGCTCGCGGCGACGGTGGAGCAGGGGCGGGCCGTGGTGGAGGCCGTCGAGGAGGCCGGTGTCGCCTCGGTCGTGTTCTTCACGGCCCGCTTCCAGCCCGAGCCGGCGGCGTGGATCGCCGAGCAGGCGGCGGTGCGGGGCTGGTTCACCGGGCGGGCGCAGTGGCTGGGGGCGGTGTTCACCAGCGAGAGTCCCTTCGCGACGCCGTGGCGGCGGGAGAAGGGCGCCCTGTGGGACCTCGGGCCGCACGCCCTGTCCGTGCTGCTGCCGGTGCTCGGCGATGTGCGCCGCGTGACGGCGGCGGCCTACGGACCCGGGGACACGGCACATGTCGTCCTCGACCACGCGGGCGGCGCGTCGAGCACCCTCACCCTCAGCCTGACGGCACCGCCCGCCGCGTCCGGTGCCGCCGTGGAGCTTCGCGGGGAGGCCGGGGTCGCGGTGCTGCCGGAGAGCGCCGACGGAGCCGTTCCCGCCCTGAGGCGGGCGGCGGACGCCCTGCTCGCCGCCGCCCGCACCGGCCGCCCGCACGCCTGCGACGCGGCGTTCGGCCTCCGGGTCACGGAGATCCTCACGGCGGCGCAGGACCTGCTGAACGGGGCCGCGCGCTAG
- the helR gene encoding RNA polymerase recycling motor ATPase HelR yields MTPATTSAFDLPDRLAHKAAPALIAGDERHFAAVADCLERSVAELTDRLEAERRAPGGKGRQAMDRDAEIHRLTARLRALRRFGLDLCLGHMVAADGSDPVYVGRLGLTDSEGRRLLVDWRSPAAEPFFGATHANPMGLASRRRYRWTDGRIADYWDEVFTADGADGHAALDDQSAFIASLGTNRSPRMRDVLGTIQADQDAIIRAGSRGALVVDGGPGTGKTVVALHRSAYLLYSDPRLGQHRRGGVLFVGPHRPYLSYVSDVLPSLGEEGVQTCVLRDLVEEGATAGEETDADVARLKSSADMVRAIEKAVRFYEEPPTEAMTVTTHWSDIRLGAADWAVAFEAAEPGTPHNEARDQVWEELLTILVDKHEGEVSEALLRTSLSQDRELLTAFDRAWPVLEATDLVGDLWSVPAYLRMCAPWLSRDEVRTLQRAEPQAWTVSDLPLLDAARQRLGDPETSRRTRLREAAVAAQRERMADVIDDLLQAHSYDDGEGVLVMLHGQDMRNSLVDESALPTATPDRLAGPFAHIVVDEAQELTDAEWRMLLLRCPSRSFTIVGDRAQARHGFTESWRERLERVGFDRIDLASLSINYRTPEEIMAEAEPVIRAALPDANVPVSIRSGGFPVVHGPVSDLRPVLDTWLAAHAEGTACVIGDPTFRPDSPRVRSLTPELSKGLEFDLVVLVDPEDFGTGIEGAVDHYVAMTRATQQLVVLTSS; encoded by the coding sequence GTGACCCCTGCGACCACGAGCGCGTTCGACCTTCCCGACCGCCTCGCACACAAGGCCGCACCCGCGCTGATCGCCGGGGACGAACGGCACTTCGCCGCCGTCGCCGACTGCCTGGAGCGGTCGGTCGCCGAACTGACCGACCGCCTCGAAGCCGAGCGCCGGGCGCCCGGCGGCAAAGGGCGGCAGGCCATGGACCGGGACGCCGAGATCCACCGGCTCACCGCGCGCCTGCGCGCCCTGCGCCGCTTCGGCCTCGACCTGTGCCTCGGGCACATGGTCGCCGCGGACGGCTCCGACCCCGTGTACGTGGGGCGCCTCGGACTCACGGACAGCGAGGGGCGCCGGCTGCTGGTCGACTGGCGCTCCCCGGCCGCCGAACCGTTCTTCGGAGCGACGCACGCCAACCCGATGGGCCTGGCCAGCCGCCGCCGCTACCGCTGGACCGACGGCCGCATCGCCGACTACTGGGACGAGGTGTTCACCGCCGACGGGGCCGACGGGCACGCCGCGCTCGACGACCAGTCCGCCTTCATCGCCAGCCTGGGCACCAACCGCTCGCCCCGCATGCGGGACGTGCTCGGCACCATCCAGGCCGACCAGGACGCCATCATCCGCGCCGGTTCCCGCGGCGCCCTCGTCGTCGACGGCGGCCCCGGCACGGGCAAGACCGTCGTCGCCCTGCACCGCTCCGCCTACCTCCTCTACTCCGACCCGCGCCTCGGGCAGCACCGCCGGGGCGGTGTGCTCTTCGTCGGCCCGCACCGGCCCTACCTGTCCTACGTCTCCGACGTCCTGCCCAGCCTCGGCGAGGAGGGCGTGCAGACCTGCGTCCTGCGGGACCTCGTCGAGGAGGGAGCCACGGCGGGGGAGGAGACCGACGCGGACGTGGCCCGGCTGAAGTCCTCCGCGGACATGGTGCGGGCGATCGAGAAGGCCGTCCGGTTCTACGAGGAACCGCCCACCGAGGCCATGACGGTCACGACCCACTGGTCCGACATCCGGCTGGGCGCCGCCGACTGGGCCGTGGCGTTCGAGGCGGCGGAACCCGGCACCCCGCACAACGAGGCCCGCGACCAGGTCTGGGAGGAACTGCTCACGATCCTCGTGGACAAGCACGAGGGAGAGGTCTCCGAGGCGCTGCTGCGCACGTCCCTGTCCCAGGACCGGGAGTTGCTCACGGCCTTCGACCGGGCCTGGCCGGTCCTGGAGGCGACCGACCTCGTCGGGGACCTCTGGTCGGTACCGGCCTATCTGCGGATGTGCGCCCCGTGGCTCAGCCGCGACGAGGTGCGCACGCTGCAGCGCGCGGAACCCCAGGCGTGGACGGTGTCCGACCTGCCGCTGCTGGACGCGGCCCGGCAGCGGCTCGGCGACCCGGAGACGTCCCGGCGCACACGCCTGCGGGAGGCGGCCGTCGCCGCCCAGCGGGAGCGCATGGCCGACGTCATCGACGATCTGCTCCAGGCCCACAGCTACGACGACGGCGAAGGCGTGCTGGTCATGCTGCACGGCCAGGACATGCGCAACTCCCTGGTCGACGAGAGCGCCCTGCCCACCGCCACCCCGGACCGGCTCGCCGGACCGTTCGCGCACATCGTCGTGGACGAGGCCCAGGAACTGACCGACGCCGAGTGGCGGATGCTGCTGCTGCGCTGCCCCTCCCGCAGCTTCACCATCGTCGGGGACCGCGCCCAGGCCCGGCACGGCTTCACGGAGTCGTGGCGGGAACGGCTGGAGCGGGTCGGGTTCGACCGGATCGACCTGGCGTCCCTGAGCATCAACTACCGGACCCCCGAGGAGATCATGGCGGAGGCCGAGCCGGTCATCCGGGCCGCGCTGCCGGACGCCAACGTCCCGGTCTCCATCCGCAGCGGCGGCTTCCCCGTCGTCCACGGACCCGTATCCGACCTGCGCCCGGTCCTCGACACCTGGCTGGCCGCACACGCCGAAGGGACCGCCTGCGTCATCGGCGATCCCACGTTCCGGCCGGATTCCCCGCGGGTGCGGTCGCTGACCCCGGAGCTGTCGAAGGGCCTGGAGTTCGACCTGGTCGTGCTCGTCGACCCGGAGGACTTCGGCACCGGCATCGAGGGCGCGGTCGACCACTACGTCGCGATGACCCGGGCGACCCAGCAGCTCGTGGTGCTCACGAGTTCCTGA
- a CDS encoding sugar phosphate isomerase/epimerase has protein sequence MKIALDPYMFRALPIDEMVRTVAELGYEYIELSPRADFMPFFLHPRADDARVAELKQSLRRHGVQLSSVLPLYKWSSPDETERQAAVRYWKRMIEITVELECPLMNSEFNGRPERAAESEAAFWRSLEELLPVFEREGIALNLEAHPDDFCEENTPAVDLVRAINKPWVNYLYCAPHTFHLSGADPTADIAAMMRYAGDKLQHVHIADSFNHKGSSGLRYILNPPGTPARIHQHLDIGQGEVDWDVFFGTLRELGFDGVATACVFAWEERARESSAFMLDRIRKELAA, from the coding sequence GTGAAGATCGCCCTCGACCCCTATATGTTCCGTGCGCTGCCCATCGACGAGATGGTGCGTACGGTCGCCGAACTCGGCTACGAGTACATCGAGTTGTCGCCGCGTGCGGACTTCATGCCGTTCTTCCTGCACCCGCGGGCGGACGACGCCCGGGTGGCGGAGCTGAAGCAGTCGCTGCGCAGGCACGGCGTGCAGCTGTCCTCGGTGCTGCCGCTGTACAAGTGGTCCTCGCCGGACGAGACCGAGCGGCAGGCGGCCGTCCGCTACTGGAAGCGGATGATCGAGATCACCGTCGAACTCGAATGCCCGCTGATGAACTCGGAGTTCAACGGCCGCCCGGAGCGGGCCGCCGAGAGCGAGGCCGCGTTCTGGCGCTCGCTGGAGGAGCTGCTGCCGGTGTTCGAGCGCGAAGGCATCGCTCTGAACCTGGAGGCCCACCCGGACGACTTCTGCGAGGAGAACACCCCGGCCGTCGATCTCGTCCGCGCGATCAACAAGCCGTGGGTGAACTACCTGTACTGCGCCCCGCACACCTTCCACCTGTCGGGCGCGGACCCCACGGCCGACATCGCCGCGATGATGCGCTACGCCGGTGACAAGCTCCAGCACGTGCACATCGCGGACTCCTTCAACCACAAAGGCTCCAGCGGTCTGCGCTACATCCTCAACCCGCCGGGCACCCCGGCCCGGATCCACCAGCACCTCGACATCGGTCAGGGCGAGGTCGACTGGGACGTCTTCTTCGGCACCCTGCGCGAGCTGGGCTTCGACGGGGTCGCCACGGCCTGCGTCTTCGCCTGGGAGGAGCGGGCCAGGGAGTCGTCGGCGTTCATGCTGGACCGCATCCGCAAGGAACTCGCCGCGTAG
- a CDS encoding Gfo/Idh/MocA family oxidoreductase, whose product MTVRVGVIGAGMIGQDHIRRLTEVVTGATVTAVTDIDAGRAAEVAARTGATALPTGAELVASPDVDAVLVTSWGPTHAEHVLTAIAAGKPVFCEKPLATTAEDCLRIVEAERAHGRRLVQVGFMRRFDPGYRQMKEVLSTGSLGAPLIVHCAHRNPTVPESYHSAMAAQDTAVHEIDVLRWLLDDEIVSAQVVTPRATSKRFPHLKDPQIMIFETSEGVRIDLEVFVNCQYGYDIQCEVVGEDGLVRLPDPAAVGIRTAARHGTGVLQDWKDRFAEAFDTEFREWVASVAAGTEPTGPSAWDGYAATVITDAAVRSLESGGETVTTDMKPRPAFYGGTA is encoded by the coding sequence ATGACCGTACGTGTAGGCGTCATCGGCGCCGGAATGATCGGCCAGGACCACATCCGGCGGCTCACCGAGGTGGTCACCGGGGCGACGGTCACGGCCGTGACCGACATCGACGCCGGGCGCGCCGCCGAGGTGGCGGCCCGGACCGGTGCCACGGCGCTGCCCACCGGCGCCGAGCTGGTCGCCTCCCCCGACGTGGACGCCGTCCTCGTCACGTCCTGGGGGCCCACCCACGCCGAGCACGTCCTGACCGCCATCGCCGCCGGCAAGCCGGTGTTCTGCGAGAAGCCACTGGCCACGACCGCCGAGGACTGCCTGCGGATCGTCGAGGCCGAACGGGCGCACGGCCGCCGGCTGGTGCAGGTCGGCTTCATGCGCCGCTTCGACCCCGGCTACCGGCAGATGAAGGAGGTCCTGTCCACCGGCTCGCTCGGCGCCCCGCTGATCGTGCACTGCGCCCACCGCAACCCGACCGTCCCGGAGTCGTACCACTCCGCCATGGCGGCCCAGGACACGGCCGTGCACGAGATCGACGTGCTGCGCTGGCTGCTCGACGACGAGATCGTCTCCGCCCAGGTGGTCACCCCGCGCGCCACGAGCAAGCGGTTCCCGCACCTGAAGGACCCGCAGATCATGATCTTCGAGACGTCCGAGGGCGTCCGGATCGACCTGGAGGTCTTCGTCAACTGCCAGTACGGCTACGACATCCAGTGCGAGGTCGTCGGCGAGGACGGCCTGGTGCGGCTGCCCGACCCGGCGGCCGTCGGGATCCGCACGGCGGCCCGGCACGGCACGGGTGTGCTGCAGGACTGGAAGGACCGGTTCGCGGAGGCCTTCGACACCGAGTTCCGCGAGTGGGTCGCCTCCGTGGCGGCCGGTACCGAGCCCACCGGCCCGTCCGCCTGGGACGGCTACGCCGCCACCGTCATCACCGACGCCGCCGTCCGGTCCCTGGAGTCCGGCGGCGAGACCGTCACCACCGACATGAAGCCCCGCCCCGCGTTCTACGGAGGGACCGCGTGA
- a CDS encoding sugar porter family MFS transporter: MDVRDDTTPAPLPAPATAVADDAPPAVRRRLRLITIIATFGGLLFGYDTGVINGALPYMTDDLGLTPVTEGMVTSSLLLGAALGAVTGGRLSDARGRRRNILLLAVLFFIGALGCTLAPTTEVMIVARFVLGLAVGGASVTVPVYLAEVSPAERRGALVTRNELMIVTGQLLAFTSNAIIAQVGGESGGVWRWMLVVATLPAVVLWFGMLVMPESPRWLASRSRFGEALEVLRQVRSQARAEAELKEVTALAVKDEQEKLGGWQDIKSTPWVRKLMFVGFGIAIVQQITGVNTIMYYGTQILTDAGFAADSALTANIANGVISVLATFVGIWLLGRVPRRPMLMTGQIGTTAALLLIGIFSLVLPSGDPRAFAVLAMTVTFLAFQQGAISPVTWLMLSEIFPMRMRGFGMGVAAVVLWLTNFVIGLVFPSLVSGIGISNTFFLFVAAGLLSLTFVKLYVPETKGRTLETLEAELRARFS; encoded by the coding sequence ATGGACGTCAGGGACGACACGACACCGGCCCCCCTCCCCGCCCCGGCCACCGCCGTCGCGGACGACGCCCCGCCGGCGGTCAGGCGGCGGCTGCGGCTGATCACGATCATCGCCACGTTCGGTGGTCTGCTCTTCGGCTACGACACGGGCGTCATCAACGGCGCCCTGCCCTACATGACCGACGACCTCGGCCTCACCCCGGTCACCGAGGGCATGGTGACCAGCTCGCTGCTGCTGGGTGCCGCGCTGGGCGCGGTGACCGGCGGGCGGCTGTCCGACGCGCGCGGCAGGCGGCGCAACATCCTGCTGCTGGCCGTGCTGTTCTTCATCGGCGCGCTGGGCTGCACGCTCGCGCCGACGACCGAGGTGATGATCGTGGCACGGTTCGTGCTCGGTCTCGCGGTCGGCGGTGCCTCGGTGACCGTGCCGGTCTATCTCGCGGAGGTGTCGCCCGCCGAGCGGCGCGGCGCCCTCGTCACCCGCAACGAGCTGATGATCGTCACCGGTCAGCTGCTGGCGTTCACGTCCAACGCGATCATCGCGCAGGTCGGCGGCGAGTCCGGTGGCGTGTGGCGCTGGATGCTGGTCGTCGCCACGCTGCCGGCCGTGGTGCTGTGGTTCGGCATGCTGGTGATGCCGGAGAGCCCGCGCTGGCTGGCCTCGCGGAGCCGCTTCGGCGAGGCCCTCGAAGTGCTGCGCCAGGTGCGCTCGCAGGCCCGGGCCGAGGCCGAGCTGAAGGAGGTCACCGCGCTCGCCGTCAAGGACGAGCAGGAGAAGCTCGGCGGCTGGCAGGACATCAAGAGCACACCGTGGGTGCGCAAGCTGATGTTCGTCGGGTTCGGCATCGCGATCGTGCAGCAGATCACCGGCGTCAACACGATCATGTACTACGGCACGCAGATCCTCACCGACGCCGGTTTCGCCGCCGACAGCGCGCTGACGGCGAACATCGCCAACGGTGTGATCTCGGTGCTGGCCACGTTCGTCGGCATCTGGCTGCTGGGCCGCGTCCCGCGCCGCCCCATGCTGATGACCGGTCAGATCGGTACCACGGCGGCCCTGTTGCTGATCGGCATCTTCTCGCTGGTGCTGCCGTCCGGTGATCCGCGGGCGTTCGCGGTGCTCGCCATGACGGTCACGTTCCTCGCCTTCCAGCAGGGGGCGATCTCGCCGGTGACCTGGCTGATGCTGTCGGAGATCTTCCCGATGCGGATGCGCGGCTTCGGCATGGGCGTGGCGGCCGTGGTGCTGTGGCTGACCAACTTCGTGATCGGGCTGGTCTTCCCGTCCCTGGTCTCCGGGATCGGGATCTCCAACACCTTCTTCCTGTTCGTGGCGGCGGGCCTGCTGTCCCTCACCTTCGTGAAGCTGTACGTCCCCGAGACCAAGGGCCGCACCCTCGAAACCCTCGAAGCCGAGCTCCGGGCGCGCTTCTCCTGA
- a CDS encoding TIM barrel protein, which translates to MATAPPPLRTTVGNLCLGSAPDSWGVWFPEDEHQVPYTRFLDELAQAGYEWLELGPYGYLPTDPRRLKAELDARGLKVSGGTAFGALHRPEAWDEMLAHVRQVAALTAAAGAHHLVFIPPMYRDEKTGAFTESPELTAEQWAGFGRAADRLGKLLLEEYDVRLVVHPHADSHIQTQPEIERLLNESDGRYTNLCLDTGHVAYGGGDNLDLIRRFGERVGYVHIKQMDPEILAQVAAEDLSFGEAVKRGVCVSPPAGVPNPADVVGELAGLDAELFVIVEQDLYPCAPEVPLPIAVSTREHLAGCGLSGTRRPNIDR; encoded by the coding sequence ATGGCAACGGCGCCTCCCCCTCTCCGCACCACCGTCGGCAACCTGTGCCTCGGCTCCGCCCCCGACTCCTGGGGTGTCTGGTTCCCCGAGGACGAGCACCAGGTGCCGTACACCCGCTTCCTCGACGAGCTGGCCCAGGCCGGCTACGAGTGGCTGGAGCTCGGCCCGTACGGGTACCTGCCCACCGACCCGCGGCGGCTGAAGGCCGAGTTGGACGCGCGGGGGCTGAAGGTCTCCGGCGGCACCGCGTTCGGCGCGCTCCACCGGCCCGAGGCGTGGGACGAGATGCTCGCCCACGTCCGGCAGGTCGCCGCGCTGACCGCCGCCGCGGGAGCGCACCACCTGGTCTTCATCCCGCCGATGTACCGGGACGAGAAGACGGGTGCGTTCACCGAGTCGCCCGAGCTGACCGCCGAGCAGTGGGCGGGGTTCGGCCGGGCCGCCGACCGGCTGGGCAAGCTGCTGCTGGAGGAGTACGACGTCCGGCTGGTGGTCCATCCGCACGCCGACAGCCACATCCAGACGCAGCCGGAGATCGAGCGGCTGCTGAACGAGTCCGACGGCCGGTACACCAACCTGTGCCTGGACACGGGGCACGTGGCGTACGGCGGCGGGGACAACCTCGACCTGATCCGCCGGTTCGGTGAGCGCGTCGGCTACGTGCACATCAAGCAGATGGACCCGGAGATCCTCGCCCAGGTCGCCGCCGAGGACCTGTCGTTCGGTGAGGCCGTGAAGCGCGGGGTGTGCGTGTCGCCGCCGGCCGGGGTGCCGAACCCGGCCGACGTGGTGGGGGAACTCGCCGGGCTCGACGCCGAGTTGTTCGTGATCGTCGAGCAGGACCTGTACCCGTGCGCCCCCGAGGTGCCGCTGCCCATCGCCGTCAGCACCCGTGAGCACCTGGCCGGCTGCGGCCTGTCGGGTACCCGGCGCCCGAACATCGACAGGTAA
- a CDS encoding CoA-acylating methylmalonate-semialdehyde dehydrogenase, whose translation MNTIPHWINGRAVPGSDTAPVFNPATGAERARVVLGGPADVDTAVAAASAAFETWSETSLSRRAQVMFAFRHLLVEHEEELGRIISAEHGKTVDDARGEITRGREVVEFACGLGDVLKGDFSDQVSRGVDVHNFRRPLGVVAGITPFNFPAMVPLWMHPIAIATGNTFLLKPSERDPSAANFVAELYRKAGLPDGVFNVVHGGKDAVDAILDHPGISAVSFVGSTPIAKYVHERATRAGKRVQALGGAKNHAVVLPDADLEYAADHITAGAYGSAGERCMAVSVAVAVGDAADRLVEILERKAREVKVGPGDAPGTEMGPLVTKAAQERVENAVGTAAAQGATVVVDGRGLKVEGHEDGFFTGPSLLDHVTTDMDAYQEELFGPVLAVVRVDTLDQAIDLINANPYGNGAALFTASGEAARRFQRNVHVGMIGVNVPVPVPMSYYSFGGWKDSLIGDSPVHGPEGIRFYTRPKVVTTRWPRQDRSVTAGFTFPTSD comes from the coding sequence GTGAACACCATTCCCCACTGGATCAACGGCCGGGCCGTCCCCGGCTCGGACACCGCTCCGGTGTTCAACCCGGCCACCGGCGCCGAGCGGGCCCGGGTCGTCCTCGGCGGGCCCGCCGACGTGGACACCGCCGTCGCCGCCGCGTCCGCCGCGTTCGAGACCTGGTCGGAGACCTCCCTCTCCCGGCGCGCCCAGGTCATGTTCGCCTTCCGCCACCTGCTCGTCGAGCACGAGGAGGAACTCGGCCGGATCATCTCCGCCGAACACGGCAAGACCGTCGACGACGCCCGCGGGGAGATCACCCGCGGCCGCGAGGTGGTCGAGTTCGCCTGCGGCCTCGGCGACGTCCTCAAGGGCGACTTCTCCGACCAGGTCTCCCGCGGCGTCGACGTCCACAACTTCCGCCGGCCGCTGGGCGTCGTCGCCGGCATCACGCCGTTCAACTTCCCCGCGATGGTGCCGCTGTGGATGCACCCGATCGCCATCGCCACCGGCAACACCTTCCTCCTGAAGCCGAGTGAGCGCGACCCGTCGGCCGCGAACTTCGTCGCCGAGCTGTACCGGAAGGCCGGTCTGCCGGACGGCGTCTTCAACGTCGTCCACGGCGGCAAGGACGCCGTCGACGCGATCCTGGACCACCCCGGCATCAGCGCCGTCTCCTTCGTGGGCTCCACCCCGATCGCCAAGTACGTCCACGAGCGGGCCACGCGGGCGGGCAAGCGCGTCCAGGCCCTCGGCGGCGCGAAGAACCACGCCGTGGTCCTGCCCGACGCGGACCTCGAGTACGCCGCCGACCACATCACCGCCGGCGCGTACGGCTCCGCCGGTGAGCGCTGCATGGCCGTGTCGGTCGCCGTCGCGGTCGGTGACGCCGCCGACAGGCTGGTGGAGATCCTGGAGCGCAAGGCCCGCGAGGTGAAGGTCGGCCCCGGCGACGCGCCGGGCACCGAGATGGGCCCGCTGGTCACCAAGGCGGCCCAGGAGCGCGTCGAGAACGCGGTCGGCACCGCAGCCGCTCAGGGCGCCACCGTCGTGGTCGACGGACGCGGCCTGAAGGTCGAAGGCCACGAGGACGGCTTCTTCACCGGCCCCTCCCTCCTCGACCACGTCACCACCGACATGGACGCCTACCAGGAGGAGCTGTTCGGCCCGGTCCTGGCCGTCGTCCGCGTCGACACCCTGGACCAGGCCATCGACCTGATCAACGCCAACCCCTACGGCAACGGCGCCGCCCTGTTCACCGCCTCCGGCGAAGCCGCCCGCCGCTTCCAGCGCAACGTCCACGTCGGCATGATCGGCGTCAACGTGCCGGTGCCCGTGCCGATGTCCTACTACTCCTTCGGCGGCTGGAAGGACTCCCTCATCGGCGACTCCCCCGTCCACGGCCCCGAAGGCATCCGCTTCTACACCCGCCCCAAGGTCGTCACCACCCGCTGGCCCCGGCAGGACCGGTCGGTGACGGCGGGCTTCACCTTCCCCACCTCCGACTGA
- the iolD gene encoding 3D-(3,5/4)-trihydroxycyclohexane-1,2-dione acylhydrolase (decyclizing) — protein sequence MKTVRLTTAQALVRFLAHQYSERDGREQRLVPGVWGIFGHGNVAGIGQALLQAAVTEEAELPYYLARNEQGMVHASVAYAKMRDRLATFACTASTGPGSTNMITGAALATTNRLPVLLLPSDMFATRAADPVLQQLEDTRGGDVTVNDAFRAVSKYFDRVSRPEQLIPAALAAMRVLTDPVETGAVTLALPQDVQAEAHDWPVDFFRRRVWHVGRPVPEPAAVERAVRLLRGARKPLIVAGGGAVYSGAETELRAFAEATGIPVADTHAGKGAVPWDHPCAVGGIGSTGSYAANELAREADVVLGVGTRYSDFTTASHTVFGNPGVTFVNLNVARLDAVKHSAEPLVADARLGLQALAGALSDWEVAPSYRDRTRRLVARTREIEEECFHRGHGPLPAQTEILGALNEVLDDRAVVINAAGSLPGDLQQLWRARDPKAYHVEYAYSCMGYEVAAGVGAKMADPSREVVVLVGDGSYLMMAQEIVTMVSEGLKVVIVLVQNHGFASIGALSESLGSQRFGTKYRYRDGGSGLLDGDVLPVDLAANASSLGADVLHATSVGEFRAAMEKAQAASRTTVVHVETDLYGPNPPGHGWWDVPVSEVSALDTTRAAYDTYAAHKQTQRHYL from the coding sequence ATGAAGACCGTACGACTGACCACCGCGCAGGCCCTGGTGCGGTTCCTGGCCCACCAGTACAGCGAACGCGACGGCCGGGAGCAGCGCCTCGTCCCCGGGGTGTGGGGGATCTTCGGGCACGGCAACGTCGCGGGGATCGGGCAGGCGCTGCTGCAGGCCGCGGTCACCGAGGAGGCCGAGCTGCCGTACTACCTGGCCCGCAACGAGCAGGGCATGGTGCATGCCTCGGTGGCCTACGCCAAGATGCGCGACCGGCTGGCGACCTTCGCCTGCACCGCCTCCACCGGGCCGGGCTCGACGAACATGATCACGGGTGCGGCGCTGGCGACGACGAACCGGCTGCCGGTGCTGCTGCTGCCGTCCGACATGTTCGCCACCCGCGCCGCCGATCCCGTGCTCCAGCAGCTGGAGGACACCCGGGGCGGGGACGTCACCGTCAACGACGCCTTCCGAGCCGTGTCGAAGTACTTCGACCGCGTCTCGCGTCCCGAGCAGCTCATCCCGGCCGCGCTGGCGGCGATGCGGGTGCTGACCGACCCGGTGGAGACCGGTGCCGTCACCCTCGCCCTGCCGCAGGACGTGCAGGCCGAGGCCCACGACTGGCCGGTGGACTTCTTCCGGCGGCGGGTGTGGCACGTGGGCCGGCCGGTGCCGGAGCCGGCGGCGGTCGAGCGGGCCGTGCGGCTGCTGCGCGGTGCGCGGAAGCCGCTGATCGTGGCCGGTGGCGGGGCCGTCTACTCCGGTGCCGAGACCGAGCTGCGGGCCTTCGCCGAGGCCACCGGCATCCCGGTCGCCGACACCCACGCCGGCAAGGGCGCGGTGCCCTGGGACCACCCCTGCGCGGTCGGTGGCATCGGCTCCACGGGGTCGTACGCGGCGAACGAGCTGGCGCGGGAGGCGGACGTCGTCCTCGGTGTCGGCACTCGCTACAGCGACTTCACCACCGCCAGCCACACCGTCTTCGGCAACCCCGGCGTCACCTTCGTCAACCTCAACGTCGCCCGCCTGGACGCGGTCAAGCACTCCGCGGAGCCGCTGGTGGCCGACGCCCGGCTCGGCCTCCAGGCACTGGCGGGAGCACTCTCGGACTGGGAGGTCGCCCCGTCCTACCGGGACCGCACGCGCCGCCTCGTCGCCCGCACCAGGGAGATCGAGGAGGAGTGCTTCCACCGGGGCCACGGGCCGCTGCCCGCCCAGACCGAGATCCTCGGCGCGCTCAACGAGGTGCTCGACGACCGGGCCGTGGTCATCAACGCGGCCGGTTCCCTGCCCGGCGACCTCCAGCAGCTCTGGCGGGCCCGCGATCCGAAGGCCTACCACGTCGAGTACGCCTACTCCTGCATGGGCTACGAGGTCGCCGCGGGCGTCGGGGCGAAGATGGCCGACCCCTCGCGCGAGGTCGTCGTCCTCGTCGGGGACGGCTCGTACCTGATGATGGCCCAGGAGATCGTGACGATGGTCTCCGAAGGCCTCAAGGTCGTCATCGTCCTGGTCCAGAACCACGGCTTCGCCTCCATCGGCGCCCTGTCGGAGTCGCTCGGCTCCCAGCGCTTCGGCACCAAGTACCGCTACCGCGACGGCGGTTCGGGCCTGCTCGACGGCGACGTGCTGCCCGTCGACCTCGCCGCCAACGCCTCCAGTCTGGGCGCGGACGTCCTGCACGCCACGAGCGTCGGCGAGTTCCGCGCGGCGATGGAGAAGGCGCAGGCGGCGAGCCGCACCACGGTCGTGCACGTCGAGACCGACCTGTACGGCCCGAACCCGCCCGGCCACGGCTGGTGGGACGTCCCCGTCAGCGAGGTCTCCGCCCTCGACACCACCCGCGCCGCCTACGACACCTACGCCGCCCACAAGCAGACCCAGCGTCACTACCTGTAA